A genomic window from Silene latifolia isolate original U9 population chromosome 11, ASM4854445v1, whole genome shotgun sequence includes:
- the LOC141613910 gene encoding protein FAR1-RELATED SEQUENCE 5-like, with protein sequence MRDLDKISRSLDMFQKTLILDNSKLNIGAGLTFRQVKELVNGYENIGATLIDFKNFQRDIKNYSFFGDAVSFDPTYGTNKYDMVFTPFTAFLDCHGTKRAAVHDHGSMPWHKEGFPSVFKTARHRYCMWHITQNITDKVGSALCRDTDFLARFNAVVWDPDMEPSEFEEKWQKVISDFELEDNDWLTTMFDDRHHWIPAYHRDLALGCILRTTQRSESTNSFFKRYENHFGTLVEFWMRFQTAMDQQRYTRRCDDYNSDHSFPELKTELPIEKHGAIIYTHAVFKVFQEEVMAADSCGVDDFEKEEHVRIIHVIDAETDRIFKVRLDLRSTDAVCECKLFERIGLLCRHILWVYKGKGIGLDSNGNDIEDSYMATSDYSHLCNVWSEFRHIVGVLKTLPTEHTEELASLLVEFRQKLCIEPLTKDQEMEMLLGCSSSSEVTIHPPEQARNKGSGKRLKSAKQQAIKKAAKPKRLCSYCKEIVTHDRRTCPLRIADVAAEKAAKKKKV encoded by the exons ATGAGAGATCTCGATAAGATTTCACGATCCCTTGATATGTTCCAGAAGACGCTTATCTTGGACAACTCCAAGTTGAATATTGGCGCTGGATTGACCTTTAGACAGGTTAAGGAACTTGTCAATGGGTATGAAAATATCGGTGCTAcattgatagattttaagaactttcaaagAGATATCAA AAACTACTCATTCTTTGGGGATGCTGTGAGCTTCGACCCTACTTACGGAACcaacaagtatgatatggtttttacaccattcaCAG CATTTCTTGACTGCCATGGGACAAAAAGAGCCGCAGTTCATGATCACGGATCAATGCCCTGGCATAAAGAAG GCTTTCCTTCTGTTTTCAAGACAGCTAGGCATcgttattgtatgtggcatattacaCAAAATATCACAGACAAAGTTGGTTCAGCACTCTGCAGAGACACGGACTTCCTTGCTCGCTTCAACGCTGTTGTTTGGGACCCTGATATGGAGCCGTCGGAGTTTGAAGAGAAGTGGCAGAAGGTCATTTCAGATTTCGAGCTGGAagataatgattggttgactacaaTGTTCGACGACAGACACCATTGGATTCCTGCCTACCATCGTGACCTTGCCTTGGGCTGCATATTAAGAACAACACAGCGATCAGAAAGTACAAATTCGTTTTTCAAGCGCTATGAGAATCACTTTGGTACACTGGTCGAATTTTGGATGAG GTTCCAAACTGCTATGGACCAGCAGCGCTATACACGaaggtgcgatgattataacagcGACCACTCATTCCCTGAGCTTAAGACAGAATTACCTATAGAAAAGCATGGCGCTATTATATACACACATGCTGTGTTCAAGGTGTTTCAAGAAGAAGTAATGGCTGCCGATTCATGTGGTGTTGATGACTTTGAGAAGGAGGAGCATGTGCGCATAATTCATGTAATAGATGCTGAGACAGATAGAATTTTCAAGGTGAGGTTGGACCTTAGAAGCACAGATGCAGTATGCGAGTGTAAACTATTCGAAAGAATTGGATTACTCTGCAGGCATATTCTGTGGGTGTACAAGGGCAAAGGAATTGG GCTTGATTCGAATGGGAATGACATTGAGGATTCATATATGGCTACGTCTGATTACAGTCATTTGTGCAACGTATGGTCAGAGTTCCGTCACATAGTTGGTGTTCTCAAAACTTTACCTACTGAACACACGGAAGAGTTAGCATCCCTCCTAGTTGAGTTCCGGCAGAAGTTATGTATTGAACCGCTTACAAAAGACCAAGAGATGGAGATGCTGTTGGGCTGCAGCTCGTCGTCTGAAGTCACTATCCACCCTCCggaacaagcacgcaacaagggcAGCGGAAAAAGATTGAAGTCAGCTAAACAACAGGCCATTAAAAAAGCAGCCAAGCCAAAGAGGCTATGTTCATACTGCAAAGAAATAGTTACCCACGACAGGAGAACATGCCCTCTTCGCATAGCTGATGTAGCTGCTGAGAAAGCAGCTAAAAAGAAAAAAGTTTGA